Proteins encoded within one genomic window of Siniperca chuatsi isolate FFG_IHB_CAS linkage group LG4, ASM2008510v1, whole genome shotgun sequence:
- the LOC122875070 gene encoding proprotein convertase subtilisin/kexin type 5 isoform X2, producing MRSFAAFLTYLCCVGFIGCKPSSPCPSGQFRLKNQCVLCHPTCSECNGHELFECTTCEVDEDGQERFLHQGRCRTHCPRGLYPDRGHYACLPCIANCELCTDGNICAKCREHYKLQNGVCQTASCEIGQVQDPDTGECIDCEMGCKTCSTDPEICNSCVEGYFLFKHQCRRHCPQSTYEDLGRGVCLSCPAPCTDCRSNTRCLACQPGYFLNGGDCIKQCPQQTFSDSSGWRCQTCHSSCQTCHGPRSTDCDLCLGGNPPLHGQCPLVNCPLGQYFDGKYGECHACDASCKTCFGPQALDCSSCFKGYFLDQDSSCVVQCPTHSYANTATQLCEDCSSNCDACVETSDNCISCSKSSYKLFLHQGRCWSKCPEGFFETAEGSCEACDSSCLTCDGIRSQCLSCADGHYLESGMCRLNCSLRTYPADDGTCRRCPSHCDVCSDDRTCFKCSFLYLMLNGVCKASCPMGYYEDMEEGRCGQCHLTCGSCSGPLADDCETCSMLSPKLYKGACSKDCPTGTYYETEAMECQECHQTCMRCSGPDANQCTQCEKGLVLDPNTLLCGVTGDTDCPPRTYLHDDQFTCMGCHLHCYSCDGPGNDECQTCAVPKYLHNSTCVRECPAGTYNTRQEADGTELGFCLPCDHACSNCTGPSPRDCLTCSPGYLHLLQLCVTHCPTGYYREGFHCEKCDQSCELCTGPGPESCRACAPPLLELQGTKLCVEHCPHRFYQFSDICKQCHTSCQTCTDASPQSCVTCDWGSSLMDKVCYPRCEEGRYFSDEETCEPCDSSCRHCTGPRPDQCLTCHRDSALHAVENRCARCCQAGGNDTDCCVCDSRSALCVEAPQPKSGDDEVTDLNMSSRVLKHTSATLPIALLLVLGLALAVFALVKTHARKRLCWSQSYERLSGNASMNMPHGVPEPDSGDEVDVVYTSRGGSVYRHYSFVHEQDADADQDVDENTCLNHS from the exons ATGAGGTCCTTCGCCGCGTTTCTGACCTATCTCTGCTGTGTCGGATTTATTGGATGTAAACCCTCGTCGCCCTGTCCGAGTGGACAGTTTAGGCTGAAGAACCAGTGTGTCCTCTGTCATCCCACCTGCTCTGAGTGCAACGGGCATGAGCTGTTTGAATGCACTACCTGTGAAGTTG atGAAGATGGACAGGAACGTTTCCTCCACCAAGGTCGCTGTCGGACACACTGCCCCCGGGGACTCTATCCTGACAGGGGTCACTATGCCTGTCTGCCCTGCATAGCCAATTGTGAACTCTGCACAGACGGCAACATATGTGCCAAATGTCGGGAACACTACAAACTCCAGAATGGGGTCTGCCAAACAGCATCCTGTGAAATAG GGCAGGTGCAGGACCCTGATACGGGAGAGTGCATTGACTGTGAAATGGGCTGCAAAACATGTTCCACAG ACCCTGAGATCTGCAACAGCTGTGTTGAAGGTTACTTTCT tttcAAACACCAGTGTCGCAGGCATTGCCCCCAGAGCACCTATGAAGACTTGGgtaggggtgtgtgtctgtcctgtcCAGCACCATGCACAGATTGCAGGAGTAACACACGCTGCCTTGCCTGCCAACCTGGTTACTTCCTCAATG GAGGTGATTGTATTAAACAGTGCCCACAGCAAACCTTCAGTGACTCCAGTGGGTGGCGCTGCCAGACTTGCCACAGCTCATGCCAGACATGCCACGGACCTCGTTCAACAGACTGTGACCTTTGTCTTGGTGGGAACCCTCCTCTACATGGGCAGTGCCCTCTGGTTAATTGCCCATTGGGACAGTACTTTGATG GGAAGTATGGTGAATGTCACGCATGTGATGCATCTTGTAAAACCTGCTTTGGTCCACAAGCACTGGATTGTTCTTCTTGTTTCAAAG GATACTTCCTGGACCAGGACAGTTCTTGTGTTGTGCAGTGTCCAACCCACTCTTATGCAAACACTGCCACTCAGCTGTGTGAGGACTGCTCGTCAAACTGTGATGCCTGCGTGGAGACCAGTGATAACTGCATCAGCTGTTCCAAAAGCAGCTATAAACTTTTTCTCCACCAGGGGCGGTGCTGGTCGAAATGCCCAGA AGGTTTCTTTGAGACAGCAGAGGGGTCATGTGAAGCCTGTGATAGCTCCTGTCTGACATGTGATGGGATCAGGTCCCAGTGTCTGTCCTGTGCTGATGGCCACTACTTAGAGAGTGGTATGTGTAGACTCAACTGTTCACTGCGGACATACCCTGCAGATGATGGTACCTGCAGACGCTGTCCTTCCCACTGTGATGTTTGCTCAGATGACAGGACCTGTTTCA AATGCAGTTTCCTCTACCTGATGCTGAATGGTGTGTGTAAGGCTAGTTGTCCCATGGGCTATTATGAGGACATGGAGGAGGGTCGCTGTGGTCAGTGCCACCTTACCTGTGGCAGCTGTTCAGGGCCCCTGGCAGATGACTGTGAGACCTGCTCAATGTTAAGCCCCAAACTCTATAAGGGTGCATGCTCCAAAGATTGCCCCACTGGTACTTACTATGAAACTGAAGCTATGGAATGTCAAG AGTGCCACCAGACTTGTATGCGCTGCTCCGGCCCTGACGCAAACCAGTGCACCCAGTGCGAGAAGGGACTTGTGCTGGATCCAAACACATTGTTGTGTGGCGTGACAGGTGACACAGACTGCCCACCAAGGACCTACCTACACGACGACCAATTCACCTGCATGGGTTGCCACCTGCACTGTTACTCTTGTGACGGGCCGGGCAACGATGAATGCCAGACCTGTGCCGTCCCCAAATACCTTCATA acaGCACCTGTGTGAGGGAGTGCCCAGCTGGTACATACAACACAAGGCAGGAGGCTGATGGAACAGAGCTGGGATTCTGTTTGCCCTGTGACCATGCCTGTTCCAACTGCACAGGACCATCGCCTAGAGATTGCCTCACTTGTTCTCCAGGATACCTGCATCTCCTTCAGCTCTGTGTAACTCATTGTCCCACAGG GTATTACAGAGAGGGCTTCCACTGTGAGAAATGTGACCAGTCCTGTGAGCTGTGTACAGGACCAGGGCCTGAGTCCTGCAGGGCCTGTGCACCTCCTCTTCTGGAACTGCAAGGCACCAAGCTGTGCGTTGAGCACTGCCCACACCGCTTCTACCAGTTCAGTGACATCTGCAAACAGTGTCACACCAGTTGTCAGACCTGCACAG atgcCTCGCCTCAGAGCTGTGTGACGTGCGACTGGGGCAGCAGTCTAATGGACAAAGTCTGCTATCCACGTTGTGAGGAGGGGCGATACTTTTCGGATGAG GAAACCTGTGAGCCATGTGACAGCTCGTGTAGGCATTGCACCGGCCCCAGACCTGACCAGTGTCTGACTTGTCACCGGGATTCTGCTCTTCATGCTGTGGAGAACCGCTGTGCCCGCTGCTGTCAGGCTGGAGGGAATGACACTGATTGCTGCGTTTGTGACAGCCGCTCAG CGCTGTGTGTTGAGGCCCCCCAACCTAAGTCAGGAGACGATGAGGTAACAGACCTGAATATGTCATCTAGAGTTCTGAAGCACACCTCAGCCACCTTGCCTATTGCCCTGCTGCTAGTGCTAGGATTGGCTCTGGCTGTGTTTGCCTTGGTCAAGACCCATGCCAGGAAGAGACTTTGCTGGAGCCAGAGCTATGAGAGACTGAGTGGCAACGCCAGCATGAACATGCCCCATGGTGTGCCCGAGCCGGACAGTGGCGACGAGGTGGATGTGGTGTACACCAGTAGAGGTGGATCAGTATATCGGCACTACAGCTTTGTCCATGAGCAGGACGCAGATGCAGACCAGGATGTGGATGAGAACACTTGTCTCAATCACTCTTAG
- the gcnt3 gene encoding beta-1,3-galactosyl-O-glycosyl-glycoprotein beta-1,6-N-acetylglucosaminyltransferase 3 — MAFASLLKGQMLLRILSLILMGMFFFFVFWDTGSIRQSLSDLRIPQQFSIDLPGCSAIITGDIEGKKSEFRVLLASRKRRDFLSEDFYLNVTKDCPAYIEKRGFITVPLSEEERDFPIAYSMVIHEKIEMFERLLRAVYTPQNIYCVHVDHKSSKEFQKAVETIVSCFPNVFVATRLEAVVYATWSRVQADLNCMTDLLSSHIQWKYLLNTCGTDFPIKTNGEMVQALKALNGRNSMESEATNNYKKDRWQYHHKVTDTVIRTNVRKSPPPISSPMFSGNAYFVVTRAFVKHVMQDREVQKFLEWEKDTYSPDEHLWATLQRMPSVPGSVPANIKYDESDMQALARVVKWSYLAGDMKNGAPYYPCAGAYRRSVCVYGAGDLPWLLRQHHLFANKFDPEVDDIAIRCMESVLRFKALGHDPLLTDQYSTIL, encoded by the coding sequence ATGGCTTTTGCAAGTTTGTTGAAGGGACAGATGTTGCTGAGGatcctctctctcatcctcatgggtatgttctttttttttgtcttttgggACACTGGCTCTATCCGGCAGTCATTGTCTGATCTCAGAATACCACAGCAGTTCTCTATTGACCTGCCTGGCTGTTCGGCTATCATCACTGGAGACATAGAGGGCAAGAAAAGCGAATTCAGAGTGCTTCTGGCATCTAGGAAAAGACGGGATTTTTTATCTGAGGACTTCTATCTCAATGTGACAAAGGACTGTCCAGCTTACATTGAAAAGAGAGGTTTCATTACAGTGCCTCTcagtgaagaggagagggatTTTCCCATTGCCTACTCCATGGTGATCCATGAGAAGATTGAGATGTTTGAGCGACTTCTACGAGCTGTTTACACTCCTCAGAACATctactgtgtgcatgtggacCACAAATCCTCTAAAGAATTTCAGAAGGCTGTGGAGACAATTGTTTCCTGCTTTCCTAATGTGTTTGTAGCCACTAGATTAGAAGCAGTGGTATATGCCACATGGTCCCGAGTGCAGGCAGATTTAAACTGCATGACAGATTTGCTGAGCTCACACATCCAGTGGAAGTACCTGCTTAACACCTGTGGGACAGACTTCCCCATCAAAACCAATGGTGAAATGGTTCAGGCACTGAAGGCCCTTAACGGGAGAAACAGCATGGAGTCTGAGGCCACCAACAACTACAAGAAAGACCGTTGGCAGTATCATCACAAGGTCACTGATACTGTCATCAGGACAAATGTGAGGAAAAGTCCCCCACCCATTAGCAGCCCCATGTTCTCAGGAAATGCTTACTTTGTGGTCACAAGAGCCTTTGTGAAACATGTCATGCAGGACAGAGAGGTTCAGAAATTTCTGGAGTGGGAGAAGGACACATACAGCCCCGATGAGCACTTGTGGGCCACCCTACAGAGGATGCCCTCTGTTCCCGGGTCAGTGCCTGCTAACATCAAGTATGACGAGTCAGACATGCAAGCCCTCGCTCGTGTGGTGAAGTGGAGCTATTTGGCAGGAGACATGAAAAATGGAGCCCCATACTATCCATGCGCTGGTGCTTACAGAAGATCAGTCTGTGTGTATGGAGCTGGTGACCTCCCGTGGCTCCTGAGACAACATCATCTCTTTGCAAATAAGTTTGATCCTGAGGTTGATGACATTGCTATTAGATGTATGGAGTCAGTTCTGCGTTTCAAAGCTTTAGGCCATGACCCACTGTTAACAGATCAATATTCCACCATTTTGTAA
- the LOC122875070 gene encoding proprotein convertase subtilisin/kexin type 5 isoform X1 translates to MRSFAAFLTYLCCVGFIGCKPSSPCPSGQFRLKNQCVLCHPTCSECNGHELFECTTCEVDEDGQERFLHQGRCRTHCPRGLYPDRGHYACLPCIANCELCTDGNICAKCREHYKLQNGVCQTASCEIGQVQDPDTGECIDCEMGCKTCSTEDPEICNSCVEGYFLFKHQCRRHCPQSTYEDLGRGVCLSCPAPCTDCRSNTRCLACQPGYFLNGGDCIKQCPQQTFSDSSGWRCQTCHSSCQTCHGPRSTDCDLCLGGNPPLHGQCPLVNCPLGQYFDGKYGECHACDASCKTCFGPQALDCSSCFKGYFLDQDSSCVVQCPTHSYANTATQLCEDCSSNCDACVETSDNCISCSKSSYKLFLHQGRCWSKCPEGFFETAEGSCEACDSSCLTCDGIRSQCLSCADGHYLESGMCRLNCSLRTYPADDGTCRRCPSHCDVCSDDRTCFKCSFLYLMLNGVCKASCPMGYYEDMEEGRCGQCHLTCGSCSGPLADDCETCSMLSPKLYKGACSKDCPTGTYYETEAMECQECHQTCMRCSGPDANQCTQCEKGLVLDPNTLLCGVTGDTDCPPRTYLHDDQFTCMGCHLHCYSCDGPGNDECQTCAVPKYLHNSTCVRECPAGTYNTRQEADGTELGFCLPCDHACSNCTGPSPRDCLTCSPGYLHLLQLCVTHCPTGYYREGFHCEKCDQSCELCTGPGPESCRACAPPLLELQGTKLCVEHCPHRFYQFSDICKQCHTSCQTCTDASPQSCVTCDWGSSLMDKVCYPRCEEGRYFSDEETCEPCDSSCRHCTGPRPDQCLTCHRDSALHAVENRCARCCQAGGNDTDCCVCDSRSALCVEAPQPKSGDDEVTDLNMSSRVLKHTSATLPIALLLVLGLALAVFALVKTHARKRLCWSQSYERLSGNASMNMPHGVPEPDSGDEVDVVYTSRGGSVYRHYSFVHEQDADADQDVDENTCLNHS, encoded by the exons ATGAGGTCCTTCGCCGCGTTTCTGACCTATCTCTGCTGTGTCGGATTTATTGGATGTAAACCCTCGTCGCCCTGTCCGAGTGGACAGTTTAGGCTGAAGAACCAGTGTGTCCTCTGTCATCCCACCTGCTCTGAGTGCAACGGGCATGAGCTGTTTGAATGCACTACCTGTGAAGTTG atGAAGATGGACAGGAACGTTTCCTCCACCAAGGTCGCTGTCGGACACACTGCCCCCGGGGACTCTATCCTGACAGGGGTCACTATGCCTGTCTGCCCTGCATAGCCAATTGTGAACTCTGCACAGACGGCAACATATGTGCCAAATGTCGGGAACACTACAAACTCCAGAATGGGGTCTGCCAAACAGCATCCTGTGAAATAG GGCAGGTGCAGGACCCTGATACGGGAGAGTGCATTGACTGTGAAATGGGCTGCAAAACATGTTCCACAG AAGACCCTGAGATCTGCAACAGCTGTGTTGAAGGTTACTTTCT tttcAAACACCAGTGTCGCAGGCATTGCCCCCAGAGCACCTATGAAGACTTGGgtaggggtgtgtgtctgtcctgtcCAGCACCATGCACAGATTGCAGGAGTAACACACGCTGCCTTGCCTGCCAACCTGGTTACTTCCTCAATG GAGGTGATTGTATTAAACAGTGCCCACAGCAAACCTTCAGTGACTCCAGTGGGTGGCGCTGCCAGACTTGCCACAGCTCATGCCAGACATGCCACGGACCTCGTTCAACAGACTGTGACCTTTGTCTTGGTGGGAACCCTCCTCTACATGGGCAGTGCCCTCTGGTTAATTGCCCATTGGGACAGTACTTTGATG GGAAGTATGGTGAATGTCACGCATGTGATGCATCTTGTAAAACCTGCTTTGGTCCACAAGCACTGGATTGTTCTTCTTGTTTCAAAG GATACTTCCTGGACCAGGACAGTTCTTGTGTTGTGCAGTGTCCAACCCACTCTTATGCAAACACTGCCACTCAGCTGTGTGAGGACTGCTCGTCAAACTGTGATGCCTGCGTGGAGACCAGTGATAACTGCATCAGCTGTTCCAAAAGCAGCTATAAACTTTTTCTCCACCAGGGGCGGTGCTGGTCGAAATGCCCAGA AGGTTTCTTTGAGACAGCAGAGGGGTCATGTGAAGCCTGTGATAGCTCCTGTCTGACATGTGATGGGATCAGGTCCCAGTGTCTGTCCTGTGCTGATGGCCACTACTTAGAGAGTGGTATGTGTAGACTCAACTGTTCACTGCGGACATACCCTGCAGATGATGGTACCTGCAGACGCTGTCCTTCCCACTGTGATGTTTGCTCAGATGACAGGACCTGTTTCA AATGCAGTTTCCTCTACCTGATGCTGAATGGTGTGTGTAAGGCTAGTTGTCCCATGGGCTATTATGAGGACATGGAGGAGGGTCGCTGTGGTCAGTGCCACCTTACCTGTGGCAGCTGTTCAGGGCCCCTGGCAGATGACTGTGAGACCTGCTCAATGTTAAGCCCCAAACTCTATAAGGGTGCATGCTCCAAAGATTGCCCCACTGGTACTTACTATGAAACTGAAGCTATGGAATGTCAAG AGTGCCACCAGACTTGTATGCGCTGCTCCGGCCCTGACGCAAACCAGTGCACCCAGTGCGAGAAGGGACTTGTGCTGGATCCAAACACATTGTTGTGTGGCGTGACAGGTGACACAGACTGCCCACCAAGGACCTACCTACACGACGACCAATTCACCTGCATGGGTTGCCACCTGCACTGTTACTCTTGTGACGGGCCGGGCAACGATGAATGCCAGACCTGTGCCGTCCCCAAATACCTTCATA acaGCACCTGTGTGAGGGAGTGCCCAGCTGGTACATACAACACAAGGCAGGAGGCTGATGGAACAGAGCTGGGATTCTGTTTGCCCTGTGACCATGCCTGTTCCAACTGCACAGGACCATCGCCTAGAGATTGCCTCACTTGTTCTCCAGGATACCTGCATCTCCTTCAGCTCTGTGTAACTCATTGTCCCACAGG GTATTACAGAGAGGGCTTCCACTGTGAGAAATGTGACCAGTCCTGTGAGCTGTGTACAGGACCAGGGCCTGAGTCCTGCAGGGCCTGTGCACCTCCTCTTCTGGAACTGCAAGGCACCAAGCTGTGCGTTGAGCACTGCCCACACCGCTTCTACCAGTTCAGTGACATCTGCAAACAGTGTCACACCAGTTGTCAGACCTGCACAG atgcCTCGCCTCAGAGCTGTGTGACGTGCGACTGGGGCAGCAGTCTAATGGACAAAGTCTGCTATCCACGTTGTGAGGAGGGGCGATACTTTTCGGATGAG GAAACCTGTGAGCCATGTGACAGCTCGTGTAGGCATTGCACCGGCCCCAGACCTGACCAGTGTCTGACTTGTCACCGGGATTCTGCTCTTCATGCTGTGGAGAACCGCTGTGCCCGCTGCTGTCAGGCTGGAGGGAATGACACTGATTGCTGCGTTTGTGACAGCCGCTCAG CGCTGTGTGTTGAGGCCCCCCAACCTAAGTCAGGAGACGATGAGGTAACAGACCTGAATATGTCATCTAGAGTTCTGAAGCACACCTCAGCCACCTTGCCTATTGCCCTGCTGCTAGTGCTAGGATTGGCTCTGGCTGTGTTTGCCTTGGTCAAGACCCATGCCAGGAAGAGACTTTGCTGGAGCCAGAGCTATGAGAGACTGAGTGGCAACGCCAGCATGAACATGCCCCATGGTGTGCCCGAGCCGGACAGTGGCGACGAGGTGGATGTGGTGTACACCAGTAGAGGTGGATCAGTATATCGGCACTACAGCTTTGTCCATGAGCAGGACGCAGATGCAGACCAGGATGTGGATGAGAACACTTGTCTCAATCACTCTTAG